In the genome of Streptomyces fagopyri, the window CGTCGGCGATCTCGCGGAAATGGGCCTCGACGGCGTCCTGCGGCGGCCTGCTGTAGTAGGGCGTGACGACCAACAAGCCGTCCGCGCCCGCCTTTTCGGCCTCCCGGGCCAGCTCCACGGTGTGCCGTGTGTCGGCGGTGCCGACGCCCGCGAGGATCGACGCGCGATCGCCGACCGCCTCCCGCACGGCCCGCAGGAGCGCGGACTTCTCGGCGTCCGTCGTGGTCGGGGACTCGCCCGTGGTGCCGGACAGGACCAGTCCGTCGCAGCCGCCGCGGACCAGCCGGTCGGCGAGCCGCCCCGCCCCGTCGAGGTCGAGCGCGCCCGTTTCGGTGAAGGGCGTGACCATCGCGCAGAGCGCACGGCCGAAGGGGGGCGCGGGTGCGGCCGAGGCCGTGGTGCGAGGGGTGTGCGTCATGCGAGCAGTCTCGACACTCTCATCGTGAAGCTCCACTTAATTCTTCTACGACATGACGGGAATGTTTGCTACGAGGTTCCTCTTTCGGGGGCTTCCCGGAGGCACTGGTGCCAACCGGGCCCCCCATGGGTCACCATGGCGAGGACGGAAGTCGACGGCAGATCGCGGGAGGCGTCATGAGGCTGGGCAGGGCACTCGCCACCGGAGTCGCGGAGGAGCAGGTCCGCGCGGACGAAGAGGATCTCCGGCAGACCGGGAAGACCGAGGGGGTCGCGGGGATCGAGGAGATCGCGGAACCGGAGACGTCCGCGGCCGCAGAGGTCCCGGTCGCCCGATGAGGCTGCGGCTCCCCGAGGAACGCCCGACGGAGCCGCCGACCGGATACAAGATCGCCCACCCGGTGCTGTCCCAGGACGGCACCAGGGCCGGGTTCACCGGTGTCTCGCTGGGCGGCGCGCTGCCGTACGGAGTGCTGGACGAGGCGCGCTGCGTCTACGGGCTGCGACACCGTACGCCGCACCGTCGCTGCGACTGCGGCTTCCACTGTGTGCACGACCGGACCGCGGCCGAGGCGCTGTTGTGCACCGTCGAACACCGGGCGGCCGTCCTTCTGGAGGTCACCGTCCTCGGCGCGTACATCCGCTTCGAGCGGGGTTTCCGCTACGGCCGCCAGCGGGTGCGGACCGCGACGGTCGGCCCCTGCGCGTGCGGATCGGTGGCCGCCGGGCTCACGGACGCGGGCTGGGGGCGGCCGGGCTGGCGCGGCGTGGCGGCGGTCTGCGCGGGTTGCGTACGCGGCCGCGGGTCCGTGTCGCTCGCCGGCTTCGCCCGGCTGGCCGGGGAGGGGCTGCGGGTCCGTGCCGGGAGCGGGATCGCGGCGGTGGACCCGTCCGCAGGGCTCGGGATCTCCGAACTCGCGGCCGAGGCCGCCCTGTTGCAGGCCCGGCTCGACTGGTTCCAGACCCAGCTGGCGCGTCTCGACGAGGGCGGGGAGCGGGGGTAGGGACTGGCGGCGCGGGTGGCGGAACCGGGCGACGGCGGGCCCGCGCGGTGAGTGTCCGCCGGCGCGCCCGCCGCGGACCTCGCACGCGTCAGCGGGGCACTTCCCGGCACGTGCGCACGTGCCCTCGAACCCGCGCACGCCCGCGCGTCACCCCCGCTGCCACCGGTTCCCGTTCCTTCCCTCCGCCGCCCCTCGGCTGCCGTCCGGGTGCGGCCCCGCGCGAACCCGCCTCACTTCGCCTCGCCCCGCCACCCCCACCCGACCTCACGTCGCCCCGTCCCACCACCGCCTCCGTCCCACCACCGCCTCCCGCCACCCACCGACAACTGCGCCCACCTGGACAAAAAAAGTTTTCGGTGAGACGGTGGAGGCATGTTGGATGTGACCGTGATCGAGGACGCAGAGGCCGCCGCCGTCTCGCTGGACCCGATACGGGCCCGGCTGCTGGCAGAGCTGGCCGCCGGACCCGCGTCGGCCGCCATGCTGGCCGGAAAGGTCGGGCTGCCGCGCCAGAAGGTGAACTACCACCTGAAGACGCTGGAGCGGCACGGCCTGGTCGAGCTGGCGGGCGAGCGCCGTAAGGGCAACGTCACCGAGCGGCTGATGCGGGCGACCGCGGCGTCGTACGTCATCTCGCCCCTCGCCCTCGCCGCCGTGCAGCCCGATCCGGACCGGTTCCGGGACCAGCTCTCGGCCCGCTGGCTGCTCGCTCTCGGCGCCCGGCTGGTCCGGGACGTCGGCTCGCTGATCACCGGCGCCGCCAAGGCCCGCAAGCGGCTGGCCACGTTCGCGCTCGACGGCGAGGTGACCTTCGCGACCGCCGCCGACCGCGCCGCGTTCATCGAGGAGCTGACGCAGGGGGTCGGCGCGCTCATCCGCAAGTACCACGACGGCGACGCCGAGGGCGGGCGGGACCACCGGATCGTCGTCGCCGTCCACCCGACGCTCAGGCCGGAGTCCGTCCCGGAACCCCCCACGGAGTCCGCCGACCCCGGAGCCGCTCCCGTCACGGCCGCTTCCCCCGCGGCCGTCGCCCCCGCGGCCCCCGCCCCGATCCCGCCCGCCCAGAGCTGACCCCAGGAGAATCACCGCCATGTCCAAGGAATTCGAGATCGCCCGCGAGTTCGAGGTCGACGCCACCCCGGAGCAGATGTGGGACGCCATCACCAGCGGCACCGGTGGCTGGCTGTGGCCGATGGAGTTCGAGCCGCGTCAGGGAGGCACCGGACCCTTCGGCTCCACGCTCACCAACTGGGAGCCGCCGCACCGCCTGACCAGCCGGGTCGAGGACGTCCAGGGCATCTCCCAGCAGACCCTCAACCAGATCGACGAGACCATCGAGCCGCGCGACGACGGCCGCCGTTCCTGGATGCGCTACGTGCACAGCGGCATCTTCGTCGACGACTGGGACAACCAGTACGACGGGGCGAGCCGGCACACGGACTTCTATCTGCACACCCTGCGGGAGTACGTGACGCACTTCGCGGGCCGCCCGGTCGCGTTCGCCACCTTCGACGGACCCGAGGCGTCCATGGCCTTTGACGCCTTCACCGCGGTGGGGCGGGCGCTCGGGCTCGCCGACGACACCGAGGCCGGGGCGCGGGTGACGGCCCACGGGCCCGAGGGTGAACTCCTCGACGCCGTACTCGACTTCCGCAACCCCTACTTCATCGGCCTGCGCACCGAGGGCCAGTTGCTGCGTTTCTTCGGACGCAACCACTGGGGTGCCCCGGTCGGCATCAGCGTCCACGACTTCGCGGCCGACGCCGACGCCAAGCGCGACGAGACCGCCTGGCGGGGCTGGCTGAACGGTGTGTTCGCGGCCTGAGCGCCCACAGGAAAGAGCCCGGCCCCCCGGACGACGGGGCCGGGCTCTTCCGTATCCGGGGTTACGGCCTGAACCTCAGCACCTGCGGGTCGTGGTCGCTGATCTGGTCGGAGAACTCCGAGTTGATGTGCACGCTGTCGTAGTCGAGACCGCAGTCCCGGCGGATCGACGGGCTGACCAGGATCTGGTCGAGGACCTGCTCGTTGCCCTGGTAGTCGTACGTGTAACGCTCGCTCTTCGGCAGCGACTTGATCGCCGACCAGAGCTCGCCGCGGCCTTCCAGGATCTTCGCCGTGTCGGAGAACTCGAAGTCGTTCAGGTCGCCGAGCGCGATCACGTCCGCGTCCTTCTGCGCCTTCAGGATCTGGTTGACGAAGGTGTTCTCCGCGGTCGCCTGAAGGTGACGCTGGGTCTCCGAACTGCGCACCGGAGGCTGGTACTGCGCGGTCAGAGCCTGGTCGCCGCCCTTGGAGGCGAAGTGGTTGGCGATCACGAAGACCGTCCGGCCGCGGAAGACGAACTCGCCGGCGAGCGGCTTGCGGCTGGACGTCCACGCCGTGTTGCCCGGGTCGATCCGGCCCGGGGACGCGGTCAGCCGCGCCTCGCCGTGGACCCTGGTGACACCGACGGCGGTCGTCGAGTCGCCGCCCGCGCGGTCCGTGAAGGAGACCCGCTGCGGGTTGAACAGGAACACCTGACGGATGTTGCCGCCCGGCTCCCCGCCGTCCTGGTCGTTGACCGGGTCGATGGAGCGCCAGTCGTACTTCGGGCCGCCCGCCGCGACGATCGCGTCGATCAGCTTGTTCACCGTCTGGTCGGCGGCGACCGTACCGTCGTCCGTCGCGCCGTTGTTGTCCTGGATCTCCTCCAGGGACACGATGTCGGGCGACCGCAGGTTGTTCACGATCGCGGCCGCGTGGGCGGCGAAGGTGCCGTCACCCGGGTCCAGGTTCTCCACGTTGTACGTCGCCACCGCCAGCTCGCCGCGCGACTGGCTCCGGGTCGTCTCGCGCTGCAGGCCCCCCTTGTCCAGGGTGCCCGGCCGGCCGGCGACGAGCGTGTAGCCGCCGAACTGGTTGAAGTCGAGCGGGCCCTCGGTGGTGCCGGCGAGTTCGTCGCCCACGTTCGCGGCGGGGAAGTCGGCGGTCGCACCCAGGGACTGCACCTGGAGACGCCCGGTGTTCTGCGAGGTGTACGCGCCGTAGACGGTGCCGCCACGCCGGTTGGCGTGCTCGCGAGGCTTCACCGTGACCCACAGCTCGCTGTACGGGTCGGTCGCGGTGACCACACGGGCGTCGGAGATCCGGACGTTCATGCCCTCCAGCGACTCGTAGTGGTCCAGGGCGTACGTCTCCGGCTCCAGGGTGAGCGCGTTGACCGAGCCGCTCGCCGCCGTGTCACCGGCGGGGGCGTAGGCGTCCGGCACGGAACGGCTGTCGATCACCGTGGCGGCGGGGACCGCGTTGCCGGACGACAGCACCGTGACCGCCGGCTTGGTGATCTCCGTCACCGACTGGTTGCCGGTGGAGGCTCCGCCCGGCACGAACTCCGAGACGGTGCCCGAGACCGTGACCGAGTCGCCGGCCGCGACCTTCGGGGTGGAGCTGGTGAAGACGAAGACGCCCTCACTGGTGGCGGGGTCGTCGTCCGGTGTGGGGTCCTGGAACCAGAAGCCCTTGGACGAGCCGTAGGTCCGCACACCCGTCACCACACCCGCCACGTCCGTGACCTGCCGGCCGCCGTAGGGGGACATCCGGGTGGTGCCCTGGATGTCGTGGATGCGGACCGTGTCCGCGTGGGCCGGTGCGGTGAGCACGACGGCGGAGACGGTGGAACAGACCGCGGCTACGGTCAGCGCGCCGATGCGCGCGGTTCTCTTGCTCGGCAAGGGAATCCCTCCGGGGACTTACATGAGCGCCGGGACGAGGGTGAAACGGTGGGGGGAGCGCGACCCGTGCACGGGCCGGTGACGCGCGTAGAAAAAATCGGCGAGCCCAACCCCCGTTGAACTTCTACGCGCGTCAATCTCGTGTGTGAGCGGGGGAGTTGTCAAGGTTTCGGTGGTGTCCAGCTCTTGGCAGGGACATGAACCGGGCGGCATGGGTGGAAATCCGTCTAGGCTGAGTCGACCACGTGGATTTCCGGGGCCGTGTCCGGGCGTGCGTGTCCGGGGCGGGCTCCTCGCCCCGGCGGACTCCCTGACGCGCCCCGCCTGTCCCCGCCCCGTCCCGCCCGCCCCTGTCCGTCATGCTTGTACCGGTCCTGTTCGTCGGGTCCTGTCCGGTCCCGCTCGCCGGGTCCTGATCGTTCGGAGGAGAAGCCAGCCGATGTCAGACAGCCCCCCCTTGCCGCCGGTGCGGCTGACTTCCGAAGCGGAGCTGGCGCGGGACGCGCTCGCCACGCCGCTGCTCTCCCGCGCCGCGCGGCTGGCCCGCTGGGCCGGCCCGGACACGCGGGTGGGCGCGGGC includes:
- a CDS encoding SRPBCC family protein, which translates into the protein MSKEFEIAREFEVDATPEQMWDAITSGTGGWLWPMEFEPRQGGTGPFGSTLTNWEPPHRLTSRVEDVQGISQQTLNQIDETIEPRDDGRRSWMRYVHSGIFVDDWDNQYDGASRHTDFYLHTLREYVTHFAGRPVAFATFDGPEASMAFDAFTAVGRALGLADDTEAGARVTAHGPEGELLDAVLDFRNPYFIGLRTEGQLLRFFGRNHWGAPVGISVHDFAADADAKRDETAWRGWLNGVFAA
- a CDS encoding ArsR/SmtB family transcription factor, which gives rise to MLDVTVIEDAEAAAVSLDPIRARLLAELAAGPASAAMLAGKVGLPRQKVNYHLKTLERHGLVELAGERRKGNVTERLMRATAASYVISPLALAAVQPDPDRFRDQLSARWLLALGARLVRDVGSLITGAAKARKRLATFALDGEVTFATAADRAAFIEELTQGVGALIRKYHDGDAEGGRDHRIVVAVHPTLRPESVPEPPTESADPGAAPVTAASPAAVAPAAPAPIPPAQS
- a CDS encoding endonuclease/exonuclease/phosphatase family protein produces the protein MPSKRTARIGALTVAAVCSTVSAVVLTAPAHADTVRIHDIQGTTRMSPYGGRQVTDVAGVVTGVRTYGSSKGFWFQDPTPDDDPATSEGVFVFTSSTPKVAAGDSVTVSGTVSEFVPGGASTGNQSVTEITKPAVTVLSSGNAVPAATVIDSRSVPDAYAPAGDTAASGSVNALTLEPETYALDHYESLEGMNVRISDARVVTATDPYSELWVTVKPREHANRRGGTVYGAYTSQNTGRLQVQSLGATADFPAANVGDELAGTTEGPLDFNQFGGYTLVAGRPGTLDKGGLQRETTRSQSRGELAVATYNVENLDPGDGTFAAHAAAIVNNLRSPDIVSLEEIQDNNGATDDGTVAADQTVNKLIDAIVAAGGPKYDWRSIDPVNDQDGGEPGGNIRQVFLFNPQRVSFTDRAGGDSTTAVGVTRVHGEARLTASPGRIDPGNTAWTSSRKPLAGEFVFRGRTVFVIANHFASKGGDQALTAQYQPPVRSSETQRHLQATAENTFVNQILKAQKDADVIALGDLNDFEFSDTAKILEGRGELWSAIKSLPKSERYTYDYQGNEQVLDQILVSPSIRRDCGLDYDSVHINSEFSDQISDHDPQVLRFRP